A stretch of the Nicotiana tabacum cultivar K326 chromosome 6, ASM71507v2, whole genome shotgun sequence genome encodes the following:
- the LOC107799787 gene encoding uncharacterized protein LOC107799787 — protein MNLHLEVDLEEHGADKKGNKLFVCSSPRDVYAHNMFDEMPVNEIGKPFDGSFSPEMASEMNEVKEMVQKLALQMNSLSSRQDRHKLQFSSQMGKIKDSWATKKNLDDGTYYITKKVKKGNGQINCTLTNENLDAIDVTRNETNSEAVPEGVSSAVEAAVEVAQGVKTGNTTTETGTGQYEPIGELKGAKTRELERVLETPNVLRKASSVSNSTNCISEPELIVKPSNSGDFFFCTMRVSIVLAVCVLMPTSLILHQ, from the coding sequence ATGAATTTGCATTTGGAGGTTGACTTAGAAGAACATGGAGCTGATAAGAAAGGGAACAAGTTGTTTGTGTGCTCCTCGCCCCGTGATGTGTATGCGCACAATATGTTTGATGAAATGCCAGTTAATGAAATAGGGAAGCCTTTTGACGGATCATTTTCTCCTGAAATGGCTTCAGAAATGAACGAGGTTAAAGAAATGGTGCAGAAGCTTGCATTGCAAATGAATAGCCTAAGCTCGAGGCAGGATAGACAtaaacttcaattttcttctCAAATGGGGAAAATTAAAGATTCATGGGCAACTAAGAAGAACTTGGATGATGGCACCTATTATATCACAAAGAAGGTCAAGAAGGGCAATGGACAGATAAATTGTACCTTGACCAATGAGAATCTTGATGCAATAGATGTGACCAGAAATGAGACGAATAGTGAAGCAGTGCCAGAAGGAGTTTCTTCAGCTGTTGAAGCTGCTGTAGAGGTTGCACAAGGTGTGAAGACTGGTAATACAACTACTGAAACAGGGACTGGACAATATGAGCCTATTGGGGAATTAAAAGGGGCCAAAACCAGGGAGCTAGAACGAGTACTTGAAACACCAAATGTACTTAGAAAGGCTTCTAGTGTTTCTAATTCAACAAATTGTATTTCCGAGCCAGAACTCATAGTGAAACCATCTAACAgtggtgatttttttttttgcacaatGAGAGTGTCAATAGTTCTTGCAGTTTGTGTATTGATGCCAACAAGTCTGATCCTTCATCAGTGA